The following are from one region of the Microbacterium paraoxydans genome:
- a CDS encoding VOC family protein, with protein sequence MTLTTTTHLIFRGTARQALDFYRSLFSGEVTAATYGQFGMPEGVPGFDKLVFGQLDGPVRLMAYDIPGADDTAAPSGATRRENGMTITDRSFFQSLRADSLDELQPVWDALVEGATVIEPLAASAWSAGFGMLTDRFGVTWVLDVA encoded by the coding sequence ATGACTCTCACGACCACCACCCACCTCATCTTCCGCGGCACGGCCCGTCAGGCCCTCGACTTCTACCGGTCGCTCTTCAGCGGCGAGGTGACCGCGGCGACCTACGGACAGTTCGGGATGCCGGAGGGCGTTCCCGGGTTCGACAAGCTCGTGTTCGGGCAGCTCGACGGGCCCGTGCGGCTGATGGCGTACGACATCCCGGGCGCGGATGACACCGCTGCGCCCTCGGGAGCCACCCGCCGCGAGAACGGGATGACGATCACCGACCGCTCCTTCTTCCAGTCGCTGCGGGCGGACTCCCTGGATGAGCTGCAGCCCGTCTGGGACGCTCTCGTCGAGGGGGCGACCGTGATCGAACCTCTCGCCGCCTCCGCCTGGTCCGCCGGTTTCGGCATGCTCACCGACCGCTTCGGCGTGACCTGGGTCCTCGACGTCGCCTGA
- a CDS encoding PIN domain-containing protein, producing the protein MIYLDTSAAAKALIEEEGSEAVVRAFANGSEFVSSRLLAVELHALADRRSLDREAVVDLLDRVALVSLDDETLTAAIRAGSGLRTLDALHLAAALELGDVVTALLTFDRELAAAARAQGLSLAELP; encoded by the coding sequence GTGATCTACCTCGACACCTCAGCGGCTGCGAAGGCACTCATCGAGGAAGAGGGGTCGGAAGCGGTCGTCCGCGCTTTCGCGAACGGCAGCGAGTTCGTCTCCTCGCGCCTCCTCGCCGTGGAGCTGCACGCGCTCGCCGACCGCCGCTCCCTCGACCGCGAGGCCGTCGTCGACCTCCTCGACCGCGTCGCGCTCGTCTCCCTCGACGACGAAACGCTGACCGCGGCCATCCGGGCAGGCTCAGGGCTCCGCACTCTGGATGCTCTCCACCTCGCCGCCGCACTCGAACTCGGCGACGTGGTCACCGCGCTCCTCACCTTCGACCGTGAGCTGGCGGCCGCCGCACGCGCACAGGGCCTGAGCCTCGCCGAGCTGCCATGA
- a CDS encoding VOC family protein, which yields MLKIVSIVIRVDDLPAQTAFWKAALDYVERDPAEDDWVILKPRDADAPCIALDAHHSERVLPPRIHLDIYAEDQAAEVQRLAGLGAREVHWDGRPDDADYIIMEDPEGNRFCIVDRPDWDGWSAG from the coding sequence ATGTTGAAGATCGTGTCGATCGTGATCCGCGTGGACGACCTCCCGGCCCAGACCGCCTTCTGGAAGGCCGCCCTCGACTACGTCGAACGGGACCCCGCGGAGGACGACTGGGTCATACTCAAACCCCGCGACGCAGACGCGCCCTGCATCGCGCTCGACGCGCACCACTCGGAGCGTGTGCTGCCGCCGCGCATCCACCTCGACATCTACGCGGAGGACCAGGCTGCCGAGGTGCAGCGCCTCGCCGGGCTCGGAGCACGGGAGGTGCACTGGGACGGCCGGCCCGACGACGCCGACTACATCATCATGGAAGACCCCGAGGGGAACCGCTTCTGCATCGTTGACCGTCCCGACTGGGACGGGTGGAGTGCGGGGTGA
- the purL gene encoding phosphoribosylformylglycinamidine synthase subunit PurL, protein MTTAPAPSPQHVPDSVENAIATPEKEQPYGALGLKDDEYARIKEILGRRPTSGELAMYSVMWSEHCSYKSSKNYLRRFGQKVSDEMRERLMVGMGQNAGVVDVGEGWAVTFKAESHNHPSFIEPFQGAATGVGGIVRDIISMGARPVAVMDALRFGAIDHPDTARVVHGVTSGISFYGNCLGLPNIGGETVFDSVYQANPLVNALAVGVLRHEDLKLANATGVGNKVVLFGARTGGDGIGGASILASDTFADGGPTKRPAVQVGDPFAEKVLIECCLELYRGELVEAIQDLGAAGISCATSELAANGNSGMHVSLDNVLLRDPTLTAEEILMSESQERMMAIVAPEKLDAFLAVVNKWEVETSVLGEVTGDGRLIIDWQGERIVDVDPSTVAVDGPVYDRPVAYPTWIDALQADAAENLPRANDAETLREQFLALVASPNLADTSWITNQYDYYVLGNTALSFPDDAGMIRVDEESGLGFSVATDANGRYCQLDPYAGAQLALAEAYRNVAVTGAVPTAITDCLNFGSPENPEVMWQFGQTVDGLADGCYELGTPVTGGNVSFYNQTGDVPIHPTPLVGVLGIIDDVSRRIPSGWQDEGQNIYLLGTTSTELSGSAWAEVVHQHLGGRPPKVDLAGEKRLAGLLAAARDEWLISSAHDLSEGGLAQALAEGVMRFGVGARVWLNEIIERDGVDAATALFSESTGRVIVTVPREDDVKFRGLCEGRGYPVARIGVTDSEPQLEVQDVFTVSAAELRERSQATLPSYFGPTVTEPVA, encoded by the coding sequence GTGACCACCGCCCCTGCACCTTCCCCCCAGCACGTCCCCGACTCCGTCGAGAACGCGATCGCGACGCCCGAGAAGGAGCAGCCGTACGGCGCCCTCGGGCTCAAGGACGACGAGTACGCGCGCATCAAGGAGATCCTCGGCCGCCGCCCCACCTCGGGCGAGCTGGCGATGTACTCGGTGATGTGGTCGGAGCACTGCTCCTACAAGTCGAGCAAGAACTACCTGCGCCGCTTCGGCCAGAAGGTCTCCGACGAGATGAGGGAACGCCTGATGGTCGGCATGGGCCAGAACGCGGGCGTCGTCGACGTCGGCGAGGGCTGGGCCGTCACCTTCAAGGCCGAGTCGCACAACCACCCGTCGTTCATCGAGCCGTTCCAGGGTGCGGCCACCGGCGTCGGCGGCATCGTCCGCGACATCATCTCGATGGGCGCGCGCCCCGTCGCCGTCATGGATGCGCTGCGCTTCGGTGCGATCGACCACCCGGACACCGCCCGCGTCGTGCACGGCGTGACCAGCGGCATCAGCTTCTACGGCAACTGCCTCGGTCTTCCGAACATCGGCGGCGAGACGGTCTTCGACAGCGTCTACCAGGCCAACCCGCTCGTGAACGCGCTCGCGGTGGGCGTGCTGCGGCATGAAGACCTCAAGCTCGCCAACGCCACCGGCGTCGGCAACAAGGTCGTGCTGTTCGGCGCCCGCACGGGTGGCGACGGCATCGGCGGTGCGAGCATCCTGGCCTCCGACACGTTCGCCGACGGCGGCCCCACCAAGCGCCCCGCCGTGCAGGTGGGCGACCCGTTCGCCGAGAAGGTGCTCATCGAGTGCTGTCTGGAGCTCTACCGCGGCGAGCTCGTCGAGGCCATCCAGGACCTCGGCGCCGCCGGCATCTCCTGCGCGACCAGCGAGCTCGCGGCCAACGGCAACAGCGGCATGCACGTCTCGCTCGACAACGTGCTGCTGCGCGACCCCACGCTGACGGCGGAAGAGATCCTCATGTCGGAGTCGCAGGAGCGCATGATGGCGATCGTCGCCCCTGAGAAGCTCGACGCCTTCCTGGCCGTCGTGAACAAGTGGGAGGTCGAGACCTCCGTGCTCGGCGAGGTCACCGGCGACGGACGCCTCATCATCGACTGGCAGGGCGAGCGCATCGTCGACGTCGACCCCTCGACCGTCGCGGTCGACGGTCCCGTCTACGACCGTCCGGTCGCCTACCCGACGTGGATCGACGCCCTACAGGCGGACGCCGCCGAGAACCTGCCTCGCGCGAACGATGCCGAGACGCTGCGCGAGCAGTTCCTCGCCCTCGTCGCCTCCCCGAACCTCGCCGACACGAGCTGGATCACGAACCAGTACGACTACTACGTGCTCGGCAACACGGCCCTGAGCTTCCCCGACGACGCCGGCATGATCCGCGTGGACGAGGAGTCCGGCCTCGGCTTCTCCGTCGCGACGGACGCCAACGGCCGCTACTGCCAGCTCGACCCGTACGCCGGCGCGCAGCTCGCCCTCGCCGAGGCGTACCGCAACGTCGCCGTGACCGGTGCCGTGCCGACCGCGATCACCGACTGCCTCAACTTCGGTTCTCCCGAGAACCCCGAGGTCATGTGGCAGTTCGGGCAGACCGTCGACGGCCTCGCAGACGGCTGCTACGAACTGGGCACTCCGGTCACCGGCGGCAACGTCTCGTTCTACAACCAGACCGGCGATGTGCCGATCCACCCGACCCCGCTCGTCGGCGTGCTGGGCATCATCGACGACGTCTCCCGCCGCATCCCGTCCGGATGGCAGGACGAGGGGCAGAACATCTATCTGCTCGGCACCACCTCGACCGAGCTCTCCGGCTCCGCGTGGGCCGAGGTCGTGCACCAGCACCTCGGCGGCCGCCCGCCGAAGGTCGACCTCGCGGGCGAGAAGCGCCTCGCCGGACTGCTCGCCGCCGCCCGGGACGAGTGGCTCATCTCCTCGGCGCACGACCTCTCCGAAGGTGGTCTCGCGCAGGCCCTGGCCGAGGGCGTCATGCGCTTCGGCGTCGGTGCCCGCGTCTGGCTCAACGAGATCATCGAGCGCGACGGCGTGGACGCCGCGACCGCCCTGTTCTCCGAGTCGACCGGCCGCGTGATCGTGACCGTTCCTCGCGAGGACGACGTGAAGTTCCGCGGGCTCTGCGAGGGCCGCGGCTACCCGGTCGCCCGCATCGGCGTCACGGACAGCGAGCCGCAGCTCGAGGTGCAGGACGTCTTCACCGTCTCGGCCGCCGAGCTCCGCGAGCGCTCGCAGGCCACGCTGCCGTCGTACTTCGGTCCGACCGTCACGGAGCCGGTGGCCTGA
- a CDS encoding 3-keto-5-aminohexanoate cleavage protein, giving the protein MILQACVNGARDVAEHPWLSADETVVAQDAAAAVDAGAAEIHVHAKDAAGRDSLTPEDVRRWLGAVRAAAPRVLVGVTTGAWAEPDVSRRLEAIEGWTELPDYASVNWHEAGADEVAAALHRRGIGVEAGIWDAAGLEAWRVSPVRGVCLRVLVELAAEAADVVRPHAEGLIAHVAREEPDLPILLHGEELSAWPALDLAGELDLDTRIGLEDTLLLPDGADAPSNAALVRAARARLPRA; this is encoded by the coding sequence ATGATCCTGCAGGCCTGCGTGAACGGTGCCAGGGATGTCGCGGAGCATCCGTGGCTGAGCGCCGACGAGACGGTGGTGGCCCAGGACGCCGCGGCGGCCGTGGATGCTGGTGCCGCAGAGATCCACGTGCATGCGAAGGACGCCGCCGGCCGCGACTCCCTGACGCCCGAGGATGTGCGGCGGTGGCTCGGAGCCGTCCGTGCCGCGGCGCCGAGAGTGCTCGTGGGAGTGACGACCGGCGCCTGGGCCGAGCCGGACGTGTCGAGGCGCCTCGAGGCGATCGAGGGCTGGACGGAACTCCCCGACTATGCCTCCGTGAACTGGCACGAGGCCGGGGCGGACGAGGTGGCGGCGGCGCTGCATCGACGGGGGATCGGCGTGGAAGCGGGTATCTGGGACGCGGCAGGGCTCGAGGCCTGGCGGGTCTCCCCGGTCCGTGGGGTCTGCCTGCGCGTGCTGGTCGAGCTTGCCGCGGAGGCCGCCGACGTCGTCCGTCCGCACGCCGAAGGACTCATCGCCCACGTGGCGCGCGAGGAGCCCGACCTGCCGATCCTGCTGCACGGTGAGGAGCTGTCGGCCTGGCCCGCCCTCGACCTCGCCGGGGAGCTCGACCTCGACACGCGGATCGGCCTGGAGGACACGCTCCTCCTGCCGGACGGCGCCGACGCCCCGAGCAACGCCGCCCTCGTCCGCGCCGCCCGCGCCCGCCTCCCCCGCGCCTAG
- a CDS encoding helix-turn-helix transcriptional regulator yields the protein MDAPSHRTLHLLSLLQTGGEWSVPDLAARLTVSPRTVRRDVQRLRDLGYDVHSRPGPGAVYRLRPGTRIPPLLLDADDVTAIITGLLVLEAWSPEDPAAAVARGKIEQVLPPGLRRRAAATALSTQILRAEPAPAAWAAVGTLADAVAQGARIAFSYTDQHDHASERVIAPHRHVLRGGRWYVVGFDIDRDDWRLFRLDRIREVRTVPGVFAEREFPFASVEEWLTSDFGRSGS from the coding sequence GTGGACGCCCCCTCGCACCGCACCCTCCATCTGCTGTCTCTGCTGCAGACCGGCGGCGAGTGGAGCGTGCCCGACCTCGCCGCCCGCCTCACGGTGAGCCCGCGGACGGTCCGCCGCGATGTGCAGCGCCTGCGCGACCTCGGCTACGACGTGCACTCCCGCCCCGGTCCCGGCGCCGTCTATCGCCTGCGACCGGGGACGCGCATCCCGCCGCTGCTCCTGGACGCCGACGACGTCACCGCGATCATCACCGGGCTGCTCGTCCTCGAAGCGTGGAGCCCGGAAGACCCGGCCGCCGCCGTCGCTCGCGGGAAGATCGAGCAAGTCCTCCCGCCGGGCCTCCGACGACGGGCCGCGGCGACGGCGCTGTCCACGCAGATCCTCCGCGCAGAGCCGGCGCCCGCGGCGTGGGCTGCGGTCGGGACACTCGCGGACGCAGTCGCCCAGGGGGCGCGCATCGCATTCAGCTACACCGACCAGCACGATCACGCTTCGGAACGGGTGATCGCACCGCATCGCCACGTCCTCCGCGGAGGGCGGTGGTACGTGGTCGGCTTCGACATCGACCGCGACGACTGGCGGCTGTTCCGGCTCGACCGGATACGCGAGGTGCGGACGGTGCCGGGAGTGTTCGCGGAGAGGGAGTTCCCGTTCGCGTCGGTCGAGGAGTGGCTCACGAGCGACTTCGGCCGTTCCGGAAGCTGA
- a CDS encoding type II toxin-antitoxin system Phd/YefM family antitoxin, whose protein sequence is MGTVSKTELNQQTARVLARVTAGEHLTVTDRGRPIAELSPPAETAWTRMIANGRVTLPRASGPLRRAPVPDSLSVTEILDELRADRS, encoded by the coding sequence ATGGGCACCGTGTCGAAGACCGAACTGAATCAGCAGACCGCGCGGGTGCTGGCGCGCGTCACCGCCGGCGAACACCTGACCGTGACAGACCGCGGGCGCCCGATCGCCGAGCTGTCGCCGCCCGCCGAGACGGCATGGACGCGCATGATCGCCAACGGGCGGGTGACGCTGCCCCGCGCGAGCGGTCCGCTCCGCCGCGCCCCCGTGCCGGACTCGCTGTCCGTGACGGAGATCCTCGACGAGCTTCGGGCCGACCGGTCGTGA
- a CDS encoding NmrA family NAD(P)-binding protein, with amino-acid sequence MRIAVTTPNGHVGHHLTRMLIRAGVRPLLLARNPGAIAADLRPYVDVAQADSQDPEEVVAATRNVDALYWVDPSVFSDDPLADYARASEALVQAVRANGVRRVVFQSSVGAEKRHGVGEIDGLAGTEVALDALDIDVTHLRCGYFFTNLLLDVESLRAGTLATVLPLDFRMPWVAPRDIAEVAALTLLNGEWRGRRVQAVHGPADLGWSEVAAILTRELAREVTVQRIDDEEMRQGLRAAGMPEAMAEAVLGMSTGLRDGFVAEQARSVFSTTPTTLEAWVREELLGVV; translated from the coding sequence ATGCGCATCGCTGTCACCACCCCCAACGGCCACGTCGGGCACCACCTCACGCGGATGCTGATCCGCGCCGGCGTCCGTCCCCTGCTGCTCGCCCGGAACCCGGGTGCCATCGCCGCCGACCTGCGCCCGTACGTCGACGTCGCGCAGGCCGACTCGCAGGATCCCGAGGAGGTCGTCGCCGCGACGCGGAACGTCGATGCTCTGTACTGGGTGGATCCGTCGGTGTTCTCCGACGACCCGCTCGCCGACTACGCGCGTGCGAGCGAGGCCCTGGTGCAGGCCGTCCGGGCGAACGGCGTCCGGCGCGTGGTGTTCCAGAGCAGCGTCGGGGCGGAGAAGCGGCACGGCGTCGGCGAGATCGACGGCCTGGCCGGCACGGAGGTCGCGCTCGACGCCCTCGACATCGACGTGACGCATCTGCGCTGCGGCTACTTCTTCACCAACCTGTTGCTCGACGTCGAGTCGCTGCGGGCAGGGACGCTCGCCACCGTGCTGCCGCTGGACTTCCGGATGCCCTGGGTGGCGCCGCGCGACATCGCGGAGGTCGCCGCCCTCACGCTGCTGAACGGGGAGTGGAGGGGGCGGCGGGTGCAGGCCGTGCATGGACCCGCGGACCTGGGCTGGAGCGAGGTCGCCGCGATCCTGACGCGCGAGCTCGCGCGAGAGGTGACCGTGCAGCGCATCGACGACGAGGAGATGCGCCAGGGGCTCCGCGCCGCCGGGATGCCGGAGGCGATGGCCGAGGCCGTGCTCGGGATGTCGACCGGGCTCCGCGACGGCTTCGTGGCCGAGCAGGCGCGGTCCGTCTTCTCGACGACGCCGACGACTCTCGAAGCGTGGGTGCGCGAGGAGCTCCTCGGGGTGGTGTGA
- a CDS encoding helix-turn-helix transcriptional regulator, which translates to MTGSSSRMLALLSLLQATRDWPGGELADRLGVTPRTVRRDVDRLRTLGYRIGSSKGPYGGYRLEAGSDMPPLLFDDEQAVTIAVALQSASATGIEVTEAAQRALATVRQVMPSRLRHRIDGIRFDGAPAEVRAEPAVLEAASAAVRDRKVLRFDYGSERDRPPRRTEPHAVVAREGRWYLLAWDQDAADWRTYRLDRLRPRTPTGPSFAPRPLPAADAQTFLAARAKGSTTEDRWPCTGVVDIALPAREVAPWVGDGAAVPLSEDSCRVTVGSWSWTGVLAAVARFDAPFTVVRPEALREAAGMLAQRFAAAHSSS; encoded by the coding sequence ATGACCGGAAGCTCGTCGCGGATGCTCGCGCTGCTGTCCCTGCTGCAGGCGACACGGGACTGGCCGGGCGGGGAGCTCGCCGACCGCCTCGGCGTCACACCGCGCACGGTGCGCCGCGACGTCGATCGGCTGCGCACGCTCGGCTACCGCATCGGATCGAGCAAGGGCCCGTACGGCGGCTATCGCCTCGAAGCGGGGTCGGATATGCCGCCGCTCCTGTTCGACGACGAGCAGGCCGTGACGATCGCCGTCGCCCTGCAGAGTGCGAGCGCGACCGGGATCGAGGTCACCGAGGCCGCTCAGCGCGCTCTCGCGACCGTCCGTCAGGTCATGCCCTCGCGCCTGCGCCACCGCATCGACGGGATCCGCTTCGACGGAGCACCCGCCGAGGTCCGCGCCGAGCCGGCCGTGCTGGAGGCGGCGAGCGCGGCGGTACGCGACCGGAAGGTGCTCCGCTTCGACTACGGCTCCGAGCGGGACCGCCCGCCACGGCGCACGGAGCCCCATGCCGTCGTGGCGCGCGAGGGCCGCTGGTACCTGCTGGCCTGGGACCAGGACGCGGCCGACTGGCGCACGTATCGCCTCGATCGACTGCGGCCGCGGACGCCGACCGGCCCCTCCTTCGCGCCGCGGCCTCTTCCCGCCGCGGACGCGCAGACCTTCCTCGCCGCCCGCGCCAAGGGCTCGACGACCGAGGACCGCTGGCCGTGCACGGGGGTGGTGGACATCGCCCTGCCCGCGAGGGAGGTGGCGCCGTGGGTCGGAGACGGCGCTGCGGTGCCGCTGTCGGAGGACTCGTGCCGGGTCACGGTCGGCTCCTGGTCATGGACGGGTGTGCTCGCCGCGGTGGCCCGGTTCGACGCGCCGTTCACGGTGGTCCGGCCCGAGGCCCTGCGCGAAGCGGCGGGGATGCTGGCGCAGCGGTTCGCGGCAGCGCACTCCTCCTCCTGA
- a CDS encoding MMPL family transporter, with the protein MASLLFRLGSFAARRAWTVIVSWVVILGLGVGAFLTFGGTLSNSFDIPGTASGEVTDQLADKLPDTAGGTGTVVYRTVDGEPFTDEQKQAISDLAASAEDLDGVASVVDPFDAQRQQDEQAKELTDGRTQLENGQAQLDAGQAQLDDGRAQLDAGITQLEGARAQAEAAGAPPEQTAALDAQLAELNAQLAQLEAQQATIDANRDELADNAEQLELGTTLLDLADGIGVLSEDGSTAIVNVSFVDPRLELAEETKQSTIAHFQDEEIDGVTVDFGTDIAQGVPEIFGVGEAIGLAFAAVVLIVMLGSLIGAALPIVTAVVGVGVGVTASLAFSGVVDMASVTPVLGVMLGLAVGIDYSLFIVNRHRKQLLAGSPVRESIGLATGTSGTAVVFAGTTVIVALLALNVTGVPFLGLMGTVGAVCVAVAVLVAVTLAPAILGLVGTRLLGRKARATIGQEHAAGKPVRRMSTLRAVVTALVSVVALLVIAIPAMSMRLGLPDGSSEPADSTSYRAFQTVDEQFGEGANGPLLVTATLDDAVSDDDLLATQVTVAEKIAEQDDVVAVAPIATSDDNTLLAFQVLPAEGPNSASTEELVQDLRGLPEINGGITLGVAGQAATNIDISEALASVLPLYLVVVVGLSLLIMIVVFRSLLVPLIATGGFVLSLFATYGLIVAVFQWGWGADLIGLHSTGPILSFLPVILVGILFGLAMDYQLFLASGMREAYVHGASARDAVAQGFRAGRSVVIAAALIMVSVFGGFVFSESTIIRSIGFGLAFGVLLDAFVVRMLLMPALMHLLGRSAWWLPKWLDRIIPNVDMEGAALERDHPSVHTDSVPTVEAPRTRRG; encoded by the coding sequence GTGGCTTCACTGCTGTTCCGTCTGGGTTCTTTCGCTGCGCGCAGGGCGTGGACGGTGATCGTCTCCTGGGTGGTCATCCTCGGGCTCGGCGTCGGCGCCTTCCTCACCTTCGGCGGCACGCTGAGCAACAGCTTCGACATCCCCGGCACCGCCTCGGGCGAGGTCACCGATCAGCTCGCCGACAAGTTGCCGGACACCGCCGGCGGCACCGGGACGGTCGTCTATCGGACGGTCGACGGCGAGCCCTTCACCGACGAGCAGAAGCAGGCGATCTCCGACCTCGCCGCGAGCGCGGAAGACCTCGACGGCGTCGCCTCCGTCGTCGACCCGTTCGACGCCCAGCGGCAGCAGGATGAGCAGGCGAAGGAGCTGACCGACGGCCGGACCCAGCTCGAGAACGGGCAGGCCCAGCTCGACGCCGGCCAGGCCCAGCTCGACGATGGCCGGGCACAGCTCGACGCCGGGATCACCCAGCTCGAAGGCGCGCGGGCTCAGGCCGAGGCCGCCGGCGCGCCGCCCGAGCAGACCGCCGCGCTCGACGCGCAGCTCGCAGAGCTGAACGCCCAGCTCGCGCAGCTCGAGGCCCAGCAGGCCACCATCGACGCGAACCGCGACGAACTCGCCGACAACGCGGAGCAGCTGGAGCTCGGCACAACCCTCCTCGACCTCGCGGACGGCATCGGCGTCCTCTCGGAGGACGGCTCCACGGCGATCGTCAACGTCTCCTTCGTCGACCCGCGCCTGGAGCTCGCCGAAGAGACCAAGCAGAGCACCATCGCCCACTTCCAGGACGAGGAGATCGACGGTGTGACGGTCGACTTCGGCACCGACATCGCCCAGGGCGTGCCGGAGATCTTCGGCGTCGGCGAGGCCATCGGTCTCGCGTTCGCCGCCGTCGTGCTCATCGTGATGCTGGGTTCGCTGATCGGTGCGGCCCTGCCCATCGTCACCGCCGTGGTCGGCGTCGGGGTGGGCGTCACGGCGTCCCTGGCGTTCTCCGGCGTCGTCGACATGGCCTCGGTCACTCCCGTCCTCGGCGTGATGCTGGGGCTCGCGGTCGGCATCGACTACTCCCTCTTCATCGTGAACCGGCACCGCAAGCAGCTGCTGGCCGGGTCGCCCGTGCGCGAGTCCATCGGTCTGGCCACCGGCACCTCCGGGACCGCGGTGGTGTTCGCGGGGACCACCGTCATCGTCGCGCTCCTCGCCCTCAACGTGACGGGCGTGCCGTTCCTCGGCCTCATGGGCACGGTGGGCGCCGTCTGCGTCGCCGTCGCCGTGCTCGTGGCCGTGACCCTCGCCCCGGCGATCCTCGGCCTCGTCGGCACCCGACTGCTCGGTCGCAAGGCGCGGGCGACGATCGGCCAGGAGCACGCGGCCGGGAAGCCCGTGCGCCGGATGTCGACGCTGCGCGCGGTCGTCACCGCCCTCGTCAGCGTCGTCGCGCTGCTCGTGATCGCGATCCCCGCCATGTCGATGCGCCTCGGCCTTCCGGACGGGTCGAGCGAACCCGCCGACTCCACCAGCTACCGCGCGTTCCAGACCGTCGACGAGCAGTTCGGCGAGGGCGCGAACGGGCCGCTCCTGGTGACCGCGACCCTCGACGACGCCGTGAGCGACGACGACCTGCTGGCCACCCAGGTGACCGTCGCGGAGAAGATCGCCGAGCAGGACGACGTGGTCGCGGTGGCCCCCATCGCCACGTCGGACGACAACACGCTCCTCGCCTTCCAGGTGCTGCCCGCCGAAGGCCCGAACAGCGCCTCCACCGAGGAGCTGGTGCAGGACCTGCGGGGTCTCCCCGAGATCAACGGCGGCATCACCCTCGGCGTCGCCGGTCAGGCTGCCACCAACATCGACATCTCCGAGGCGCTGGCGAGCGTGCTCCCGCTGTACCTCGTGGTCGTCGTGGGCCTGTCGCTGCTCATCATGATCGTCGTGTTCCGCTCGCTGCTCGTGCCGCTCATCGCCACGGGAGGGTTCGTGCTGTCGCTGTTCGCGACGTACGGACTCATCGTCGCGGTGTTCCAGTGGGGGTGGGGCGCCGACCTCATCGGATTGCACAGCACCGGTCCGATCCTGAGCTTCCTGCCGGTGATCCTCGTCGGCATCCTGTTCGGACTCGCGATGGACTACCAGCTCTTCCTCGCGTCGGGGATGCGGGAGGCCTACGTGCACGGCGCCTCCGCGCGCGATGCCGTGGCCCAGGGCTTCCGGGCCGGGCGCTCGGTGGTCATCGCGGCCGCGCTCATCATGGTGTCGGTGTTCGGCGGGTTCGTGTTCTCGGAGTCGACCATCATCCGGTCCATCGGGTTCGGTCTCGCTTTCGGCGTGCTGCTCGATGCATTCGTGGTGCGGATGCTGCTGATGCCCGCGCTCATGCACCTGCTCGGACGCTCGGCTTGGTGGCTGCCGAAGTGGCTCGACCGCATCATCCCGAACGTCGACATGGAGGGCGCGGCGCTGGAGCGGGACCACCCCAGCGTGCACACCGACTCCGTGCCCACCGTGGAGGCGCCGCGCACCCGTCGCGGCTGA
- a CDS encoding TetR/AcrR family transcriptional regulator, with translation MVNEHRSGPVRSTAAREAILDATARLFHNQGYDRLTIEGIAKEAKVGKQTIYRWWPSRGALIGECLAEGRLIPVDFVVPDTGDLSADVETWLRSVLSILEKPQGGVLLRSLVAAATEDASVGAHLGESLGVEKYLSERLRGGIRDGQLPEDAPVEQLGRAILGAIIVESLGREAHDPGSVVALTRYLFAR, from the coding sequence ATGGTGAACGAGCATCGCAGCGGCCCTGTGCGCAGCACGGCGGCCCGCGAGGCGATCCTCGACGCGACGGCCCGGCTCTTCCACAATCAGGGGTACGACCGGCTCACGATCGAGGGCATCGCCAAGGAGGCCAAGGTCGGCAAGCAGACCATCTACCGCTGGTGGCCGTCGCGCGGCGCCCTCATCGGGGAGTGCCTGGCCGAGGGACGCCTCATCCCCGTGGACTTCGTCGTGCCCGACACCGGAGACCTCTCCGCCGACGTGGAGACCTGGCTGCGGAGCGTGCTCTCCATTCTCGAGAAGCCGCAGGGCGGCGTGCTGCTGCGGTCGCTCGTGGCCGCGGCCACGGAGGATGCGTCGGTCGGCGCTCACCTCGGGGAGAGCCTCGGGGTGGAGAAGTACCTGTCGGAGCGTCTCCGCGGCGGCATCCGCGACGGTCAGCTGCCGGAGGACGCCCCGGTCGAGCAGCTCGGTCGCGCCATCCTCGGGGCCATCATCGTGGAGTCCCTCGGCCGCGAGGCCCACGATCCGGGTTCCGTCGTCGCCCTGACCCGCTACCTCTTCGCGCGCTGA